From Haemophilus parainfluenzae:
TATCGAATTATTCTGCCGAGCAGCAACGAAGCCAATTGTAGGAATTACTGGTTCTAACGGTAAAAGCACCGTGACAACATTGGTCTATGAAATGGCGAAAGCGGCCGGAATAAAAGTGGGAATGGGTGGAAACATTGGCATTCCTGCGTTGTCATTATTAAATGAAGATTGTGATCTTTATGTCTTAGAACTTTCCAGTTTCCAACTTGAAACCACTTATAGTTTGAAAGCGGCTGCAGCGACAGTGCTTAATGTGACTGAAGATCACATGGATCGCTATGTTGATTTAGAAGATTATCGCCAAGCCAAATTGCGTATTTACCACAATGCGGAAACAGCAGTAGTGAATTTAGAAGATAAACTCACGTTTGGCGAAGGTGAAAATCAAGCTAAGAAGGTGGTGTCTTTTGCTGAAAATCAAGCGGATTACTGGCTAAAAACCGAAAACGGTAAACAGTACTTAATGGCGAAAGAGGAAGTCATTTTACCTTGTGATGAAGCGACCTTAGTTGGCCGTCATAATTACATGAATATTTTAGCGGCGACAGCGTTAGCACAAGCAGTAGGTATAAATTTAGAGGCAATTCGTACCGCACTTCGTCAATTTAAAGGCTTAGATCATCGTTTCCAATTAGCCCATCAAGCGAATGGTGTTCGTTGGATTAATGATTCTAAAGCCACTAATGTAGGTAGCACCGTTGCAGCATTGGCAGGGTTATATGTTGAGGGAACATTACACCTTTTATTAGGTGGTGATGGTAAAGGTGCAGATTTTTCTGAACTCGCTGATTTAATCAACCAACCTTATATTTCAACCTATTGCTTTGGTCGTGATGGCAAACAACTCGCTGCACTTTCAAGTCAAAGTCATTTGTTTGAAACTATGGAACAAGCTATTTCATTTTTACGTCCACATTTAAAAGCAGGCGATATGGTGTTATTATCTCCTGCTTGTGCAAGTTTGGATCAATTTGCCTCTTTTGAAAAACGCGGCGAAGAGTTTACTCGTTTAGCAAAATTAGCTTAAAGAATTAGGGCAGTAATGGAATTTATCAATAAAATTAAACAAAATTATGAACAATGGGCGAGAGTGACGCCACAAGGGTTACTTTACGATCGCGCATTGTTTTGGCTTTTTGTCGTGCTATTGCTGATTGGTTTAGTCGCGGTAACTTCTGCTTCAATGCCTTACAGTGCACGCGTATTTAATGATACATTCTATTTTGCTAAACGTGATGCCGTTTATGTCTTACTTTCTTTAGCAACTTGCTATTTAACGCTCCAAATTTCTTCTTCTCAATGGGAAAAGTGGCACGCTAAAATTTTCTTATTAGCCATTGTTTTATTAATACTGGTTCTCGGTATCGGGACTTCTGTTAATGGTGCAAAACGTTGGATTTCTTTAGGGATTTTAAATTTCCAGCCTGCGGAATTTGCGAAGTTAGCTTTAACCTGTTTTCTCGCGAGCTATTTTACGCGTCGTTATGATGAAGTTCGAGGTAAAAAATTCAGTGCAGCTAAGCCTTTCATTGTGATGGGAGTATTAGGGGTATTCTTACTCGCTCAGCCTGACTTAGGGAGTACCGTTGTACTGTTTATTATTACTTTCGGTATGCTTTTTATTGTCGGTGCAAATTTTTGGCAATTTATTTTGCTAATTGGTACAGGCATACTTCTCTTTGTTTGGTTGGTCCTTTCAGCCTCTTATCGTTTAAAACGGTTTACCGGTTTCTTAGAACCGTTTAAAGATCCTTATGGAACAGGATTTCAGCTGACTAACTCTTTGATGGCGTTTGGTCGTGGTGAAATTAGTGGGGAAGGACTGGGTAACTCCATTCAAAAACTTGATTATCTTCCTGAAGCTCATACTGACTTTATCATGGCGATTATTGGTGAAGAGTTTGGTTTTATTGGTATTTTGGTGGTGGTGATTCTCTTAGGTTTATTGATTTTTCGTGCAATGAAAATTGGACGTGAGTCACTTATGTTAGAACAACGTTTCCGAGGTTTTTTTGCTTTAGGTATTAGCTTCTGGATTTTCTTCCAAGGTTTCGTCAATCTGGGCATGGCCTTAGGGATGTTACCGACAAAAGGTTTAACTTTCCCATTAGTGAGTTACGGTGGTTCAAGTATCATTATTATGTCGGCAACAGTAGGAATTTTATTGCGTATTGACCATGAAAATAGATTACAACGTGGTGGTCAAGCTCGTCTGAGAGATGATTAGGGATATTTATGAGTAAAAAATTATTAGTTATGGCAGGTGGTACTGGTGGACATGTTTTCCCCGCCATCGCTGTTGCTCAAACCTTACAAAAAGAAGGTTGGGAAATTTGCTGGTTAGGTACAAAAGATCGCATGGAAGCACAGCTTGTACCAAAACATGGCATTCCTATTCGTTTTATTCAAATTTCAGGGTTGCGTGGTAAAGGCATTAAAGCATTACTAGGCGCACCTTTTGCTATTTTTAGAGCAGTATTGCAAGCTCGTAAAATTATTCAAGAATATCAACCTAATGCTGTATTAGGCATGGGTGGTTATGTGTCCGGCCCAGGTGGTATTGCTGCAAAACTTTGCGGTGTGCCAGTTATTTTACATGAACAAAATGCGGTGGCAGGTTTAACTAATGAATGGTTAGCAAAAATTGCGACACGTGTGTTGCAAGCTTTCCCAACGGCATTCAAAGATGCTGAAGTTGTAGGAAACCCAGTTCGCCAAGATTTATTTGAAATGCCATCACCACAAGCACGTTTTTCAGAAAGAAGCGGAAAATTGAGAGTACTTGTCGTGGGGGGAAGCCAAGGGGCTCGCGTACTCAATCAAACAATTCCACAAGTAGTAGCGCGTTTGGCAGATAAACTAGAAGTGCGTCATCAAGTGGGGAAAGGTTCTGTTGAAAGTGTGACTGCACTTTATGGTGAACATGCAAATTCGGTCAAAATTACAGAATTTATTGATGATATGGCAGAAGCCTACGCTTGGGCTGATGTGGTGATTTGTCGCTCTGGAGCTTTAACGGTATGTGAATTAGCAGCAGTGGGGACACCAGCAATTTTTGTACCATTCCAGCATAAAGATCAACAACAATATTTAAATGCGAAATATCTTGCCGATGTAGGTGCAGCAAAAATTATTCAGCAAAATGAATTAAATGCGGATGTGTTAGTCGATTTCTTAGAAAAAACAGATCGTGAAACTTTGCTAGCGATGGCGATTAAGGCAAAAGAAATGTCGGCCCCATTGGCAGCTAAACGTGTAGCTGATGTTATTGTAGAAAACGCGAAATAAGAACAGAGAGGTTGAGAGGGTGGTAATAAACTCGCAACCTAAAAGTGCGGCTAAAAATAAAGGTGAAATAATATGAAACATATTTCGGACGAAATTAGAAAGATTATCCCTGAGATGCGTCGGGTTCAACAAATTCATTTCATTGGTATCGGCGGCGCCGGTATGAGTGGGATTGCCGAAATTTTATTAAATGAAGGTTATGATATCTCTGGTTCGGATATTGCAGATGGTGTTGTGACTCAGCGTCTTGCTCAAGCTGGCGCAAAAATTTTCATTGGTCACCAAGCGGAAAATGTGCAAGGGGCAAGTGTCGTTGTTGTATCAAGCGCGATCCATGAAGATAATCCAGAATTAATTGCCGCTAAACAAAATCGTATTCCCGTGATTCAACGAGCACAAATGTTGGCTGAAATTATGCGTTTCCGTCATGGTATTGCAGTAGCGGGTACTCACGGTAAAACCACAACTACAGCCATGATTTCGATGATTTATACTCAAGCGAAACTGGATCCAACTTTCGTTAATGGTGGTTTGGTTAAATCAGCAGGTAAAAATGCGCATTTAGGCGCAAGCCGTTATTTAATCGCAGAAGCAGATGAAAGTGATGCGTCTTTCTTACACTTGCAGCCGATGGTTTCTGTGGTGACCAATATTGAACCGGATCATATGGATACGTACGGTGGTGATTTTGAGAAGATGAAAGCCACTTACGTGAAGTTCTTACATAACTTACCGTTCTACGGTTTAGCGGTGATGTGCGCAGATGATGCAGTATTAATGGAACTTGTTCCTCAAGTTGGACGTCAAGTATTAACGTATGGTTTCAGTGAACACGCTGACTATCGTATCGAAGATTATGAACAAACGGGTTTCCAAGGTCATTACACCGTAGTTTGCCCAAGTGGTGAACTCATCAATGTATTATTGAATGTGCCAGGTAAACACAATGCGTTAAATGCGACGGCAGCACTTGCAGTCGCAAAAGAAGAAGGTATTGGCAATGAAGCAATTTTAGAAGCGCTTGCTGATTTCCAAGGTGCGGGAAGACGTTTTGACCAATTAGGTGAGTTTATCCGTCCAAATGGTAAAGTACGCTTAGTGGATGATTATGGCCATCACCCAACAGAAGTTGATGTAACAATTAAAGCGGCTCGTGAAGGCTGGGGAGATAAACGTATTGTGATGATTTTCCAGCCTCACCGTTATTCACGTACTCGAGATTTATTTGATGAGTTTGTGCAAGTATTATCTCAAGTGGATGCATTGATTATGTTAGACGTGTACGCAGCAGGCGAAACACCAATTGTTGGAGCTGACAGCAAAGCACTTTGCCGTTCCATTCGTAATCTAGGGAAAGTCGATCCGATCTTAGTTTCTGATACAGAGCAACTTGGCAATGTATTAGATCAAATTATTCAAGATGGTGATTTAATTCTAGCCCAAGGTGCGGGAAGTGTAAGTAAAATCTCCCGAGGGTTAGCTGAGTCTTGGAAAGCATAAAAAATATTTGTTAAATTTCCAAGTATTGCAATTAGTGATAATAAAATAGGATAAAAAATGAATTTAAAACAAGAAAAAATTGCGGTGTTATTTGGTGGCACATCAGCTGAACGTGAGGTTTCGCTTAATTCAGGTGCAGCCGTGTTAAATGCCTTAGTAAGCCAAGGTTATAATGCTCATGGTATTGATCCTAAAGAATATAATGTTGCGAATTTAAAAGCAGATGGTTTTGATCGCGTCTTTAACATTCTACATGGTCGCGGTGGTGAAGATGGCACTATGCAAGGTTTATTGGAACAAATCGGTTTGCCTTACACGGGTTGTGGCGTGATGGCTTCTGCGTTAACCATGGATAAAATGCGTACTAAAATGTTATGGAAAGCTTTTGGTTTACCTGTCGCGGATATGGAGATCGTGACGAAAGAAAATGCTCACGAACTAAACCCAGAAGTAGTGGTCAAAAAGCTAGGTTTACCTTTGATGGTTAAGCCATCTCTTGAAGGTTCAAGTGTGGGTTTGACAAAAGTAAAAGCAGTAGAAGAATTAAAAAGTGCGGTCGATTATGCGCTTAAATTTGATAACACCATTTTGATTGAAGAATGGTTAGCAGGGGATGAATTAACGGTGCCTGTTTTAGGTGGCAAAGTATTGCCTGCTGTTCGCATTGTGCCAGAAGGTGAGTTTTATGATTATGATGCGAAATATATTTCCGATAATACCCAATATTTTTGTCCAGCAGGACTTCCTACGGAACGTGAACAAGAGCTATCGAAATTAGTGAAACGAGCCTATGATGTGGTGGGTTGTCGAGGTTGGAGCCGTATTGATGTCATGACGGATGCTCAAGGTAATTTCCGTTTAGTGGAAGTAAACACTAACCCAGGAATGACAAGTCACAGTTTATTCCCTAAATCTGCGTCAACAGTCGGTATTTCATTTGAACAACTCGTCGTGAAAATTTTGGAGTTGAGTGCGTAATGAATGTAATCAAGCGCAAAAATACATCACCAATAAAATTGGGACGTTCATCTAACGGAGAGAGGAAATTCCGTTTTATGTTTCAGATTAAACTTGTGCTGGTGTTACTTTGTGCGGGGCTAGGTTATTTCGTTTATTCAAATTGGCAAAGTTGGCTTGAAAGCTTAGACGGTGATAGAAAAATTACAGCTTATGCATTGGTTGGACAAAATGAGTTTACCACTTATCCTGATGTGCAAGATGTGCTGCTAAAAATGGGTGAGCTTAAAGGCTTTTGGGCGCAAGACGTGAAGCAAATTCGGGAGCAACTTGAAACGATCCCTTGGGTAAAAGGTGCTGTCGTTCGAAAAGTTTGGCCAAACCGTTTAAGTATTTGGTTATCTGAATATCAACCAGTTGCAATTTGGAATAAGACGGAATTTGTTACGAAAGATGGCATAGTTTTCCAATTGCCCATGGATAAGTTAAAAGAAAAAACCTTCCCGTATTTAGGAGGACCAGATTACCAAAATCTAAAAGTGTTAGAAGCTTGGGGGCAAATTTATGCTGATTTTAAGGCCAAAAATTTAATGGTCAAGGGAGTCACGATTGACGAGCGCGGTGCATGGCAAGTTACGTTAGATAACGATATAATACTAAAACTTGGGCGGGGTGATTGGAAGCCTAAGTTGGATCGGTTTGTAACGATTTTTCCACAAATTGAAGTTCCAGAAGGAAAGCGCATTAATTATGTGGATTTGCGTTATGCGTCTTTATCTGCAGCGGTCGGATTAATAGATAAATAAGAATAATTTATTGGGTGTAATGAGAAAATGACAAAAGAATTGGAACCGAAAGTAATTGTAGGCCTTGAAGTAGGGACATCAAAAGTGGTTGCTGTTGTCGGGGAAGTACTTCCTGATGGCGTTGTGAATGTTCTTGGGGTCGGCAGTTGTCCTTCCAAAGGAATTGATCGCGGAAGCATTACTGATTTAGATGCCGTAGTTAATTCTATTCAACGAGCAATTGAAGCCGCCGAGTCAATGGCGGATTGTCAGATAATGAGTGTTACACTAGCTATTACAGGTGAACATATTCAAAGCTTAAATGAAAGTGGTTTTGTTGCTATTTCTGAAAATGAAGTCACCCAGGATCAGATCGATGATGCTTTACATACTGCAAGTTCGGTGAAATTATCAGAAGGTCTTTCTTTATTACATATTATTCCACAAGAATATGCAGTAGATAAACAGATTAATATAAAAAATCCATTAGGCTTGCGAGGCGTTCGTTTAAAAGCAAATGTACATTTAATTGCTTGTCATCAAGATTGGCAAAATAATTTGAAAAAAGCGGTTGAGCGTTGTGGGTTACAAGTGGATAAAGTTGTATTTTCAGGCTTTGCCGCTACTCATTCTGTTTTGACAGAGGATGAAAAAGATCTCGGCGTTTGTCTTGTCGATTTTGGTGCGGGCACAATGAATATGATGGTTTATACCAGTGGTTCGTTACGTTTTAGTAAAGTGATTCCATATGCTGGCAATATTGTGACCAATGATATAGCTCACGCTTGTACGATTTCTCGGGTGGAAGCAGAGCGCATAAAAGTGAATTATGCCAGCGCTTTGTATCCAGCGCGTTTACACGGTGATAAGAAAATTGAAGTGGCGAGTATTGGAGGAAGAGCGCCGCGTGCTTTAACCAAGAGTGATTTATCTTTAATTACTTCAGCAAGATATATTGAATTACTCGGAGTGGTTAAAGATGAATTAGATAAACTTAAAGCAGAATTAGAAACTAGACATATTAAATTTGAACTTATCGCAGGTATAGTGATTACAGGTGGTGGCGCACAGATGGAAGATCTGAAAAGTTGTGCCGCAAGCGTTTTTGGTTGCCAAGTGCGTATCGGCAGTCCGCTAAATATTACTGGATTAACTGATTATGTCAATCGTCCACAATATTCTACTGTTGTAGGCTTATTACAATATCATCATCAAAATAGTGATAATGATCCGATCGATAATGATTATTCCGATGAATCGATTGGTACAAAATTTTGGAAATTGCTCAAAAATATTTTTAATAAAGTGAAGTCAGAATTTTGAAAAATTTAGATTTTTAATTTAGAATAGAAACAATTCAACTTTTTTAATGTGCTAGCAAAGTATTAGCAGTAACGGAGAACAGCAAATGTTATACCCAGAGTATGGTGATTTTGAAGAGCAAACAGGAGCGCTGATAAAGGTTGTCG
This genomic window contains:
- the murD gene encoding UDP-N-acetylmuramoyl-L-alanine--D-glutamate ligase produces the protein MTTLYQNKTITIIGLGKTGLSCVEYLQSQQANIRVIDTRQHPAGAEQLPKNVPLHTGSLNQQWLLESDIIVISPGLAVKTPEIQTALSAGVEVIGDIELFCRAATKPIVGITGSNGKSTVTTLVYEMAKAAGIKVGMGGNIGIPALSLLNEDCDLYVLELSSFQLETTYSLKAAAATVLNVTEDHMDRYVDLEDYRQAKLRIYHNAETAVVNLEDKLTFGEGENQAKKVVSFAENQADYWLKTENGKQYLMAKEEVILPCDEATLVGRHNYMNILAATALAQAVGINLEAIRTALRQFKGLDHRFQLAHQANGVRWINDSKATNVGSTVAALAGLYVEGTLHLLLGGDGKGADFSELADLINQPYISTYCFGRDGKQLAALSSQSHLFETMEQAISFLRPHLKAGDMVLLSPACASLDQFASFEKRGEEFTRLAKLA
- the ftsW gene encoding putative lipid II flippase FtsW, which translates into the protein MEFINKIKQNYEQWARVTPQGLLYDRALFWLFVVLLLIGLVAVTSASMPYSARVFNDTFYFAKRDAVYVLLSLATCYLTLQISSSQWEKWHAKIFLLAIVLLILVLGIGTSVNGAKRWISLGILNFQPAEFAKLALTCFLASYFTRRYDEVRGKKFSAAKPFIVMGVLGVFLLAQPDLGSTVVLFIITFGMLFIVGANFWQFILLIGTGILLFVWLVLSASYRLKRFTGFLEPFKDPYGTGFQLTNSLMAFGRGEISGEGLGNSIQKLDYLPEAHTDFIMAIIGEEFGFIGILVVVILLGLLIFRAMKIGRESLMLEQRFRGFFALGISFWIFFQGFVNLGMALGMLPTKGLTFPLVSYGGSSIIIMSATVGILLRIDHENRLQRGGQARLRDD
- the murG gene encoding undecaprenyldiphospho-muramoylpentapeptide beta-N-acetylglucosaminyltransferase, translating into MSKKLLVMAGGTGGHVFPAIAVAQTLQKEGWEICWLGTKDRMEAQLVPKHGIPIRFIQISGLRGKGIKALLGAPFAIFRAVLQARKIIQEYQPNAVLGMGGYVSGPGGIAAKLCGVPVILHEQNAVAGLTNEWLAKIATRVLQAFPTAFKDAEVVGNPVRQDLFEMPSPQARFSERSGKLRVLVVGGSQGARVLNQTIPQVVARLADKLEVRHQVGKGSVESVTALYGEHANSVKITEFIDDMAEAYAWADVVICRSGALTVCELAAVGTPAIFVPFQHKDQQQYLNAKYLADVGAAKIIQQNELNADVLVDFLEKTDRETLLAMAIKAKEMSAPLAAKRVADVIVENAK
- the murC gene encoding UDP-N-acetylmuramate--L-alanine ligase — encoded protein: MKHISDEIRKIIPEMRRVQQIHFIGIGGAGMSGIAEILLNEGYDISGSDIADGVVTQRLAQAGAKIFIGHQAENVQGASVVVVSSAIHEDNPELIAAKQNRIPVIQRAQMLAEIMRFRHGIAVAGTHGKTTTTAMISMIYTQAKLDPTFVNGGLVKSAGKNAHLGASRYLIAEADESDASFLHLQPMVSVVTNIEPDHMDTYGGDFEKMKATYVKFLHNLPFYGLAVMCADDAVLMELVPQVGRQVLTYGFSEHADYRIEDYEQTGFQGHYTVVCPSGELINVLLNVPGKHNALNATAALAVAKEEGIGNEAILEALADFQGAGRRFDQLGEFIRPNGKVRLVDDYGHHPTEVDVTIKAAREGWGDKRIVMIFQPHRYSRTRDLFDEFVQVLSQVDALIMLDVYAAGETPIVGADSKALCRSIRNLGKVDPILVSDTEQLGNVLDQIIQDGDLILAQGAGSVSKISRGLAESWKA
- a CDS encoding D-alanine--D-alanine ligase, with the translated sequence MNLKQEKIAVLFGGTSAEREVSLNSGAAVLNALVSQGYNAHGIDPKEYNVANLKADGFDRVFNILHGRGGEDGTMQGLLEQIGLPYTGCGVMASALTMDKMRTKMLWKAFGLPVADMEIVTKENAHELNPEVVVKKLGLPLMVKPSLEGSSVGLTKVKAVEELKSAVDYALKFDNTILIEEWLAGDELTVPVLGGKVLPAVRIVPEGEFYDYDAKYISDNTQYFCPAGLPTEREQELSKLVKRAYDVVGCRGWSRIDVMTDAQGNFRLVEVNTNPGMTSHSLFPKSASTVGISFEQLVVKILELSA
- a CDS encoding cell division protein FtsQ/DivIB, with translation MNVIKRKNTSPIKLGRSSNGERKFRFMFQIKLVLVLLCAGLGYFVYSNWQSWLESLDGDRKITAYALVGQNEFTTYPDVQDVLLKMGELKGFWAQDVKQIREQLETIPWVKGAVVRKVWPNRLSIWLSEYQPVAIWNKTEFVTKDGIVFQLPMDKLKEKTFPYLGGPDYQNLKVLEAWGQIYADFKAKNLMVKGVTIDERGAWQVTLDNDIILKLGRGDWKPKLDRFVTIFPQIEVPEGKRINYVDLRYASLSAAVGLIDK
- the ftsA gene encoding cell division protein FtsA, with the protein product MTKELEPKVIVGLEVGTSKVVAVVGEVLPDGVVNVLGVGSCPSKGIDRGSITDLDAVVNSIQRAIEAAESMADCQIMSVTLAITGEHIQSLNESGFVAISENEVTQDQIDDALHTASSVKLSEGLSLLHIIPQEYAVDKQINIKNPLGLRGVRLKANVHLIACHQDWQNNLKKAVERCGLQVDKVVFSGFAATHSVLTEDEKDLGVCLVDFGAGTMNMMVYTSGSLRFSKVIPYAGNIVTNDIAHACTISRVEAERIKVNYASALYPARLHGDKKIEVASIGGRAPRALTKSDLSLITSARYIELLGVVKDELDKLKAELETRHIKFELIAGIVITGGGAQMEDLKSCAASVFGCQVRIGSPLNITGLTDYVNRPQYSTVVGLLQYHHQNSDNDPIDNDYSDESIGTKFWKLLKNIFNKVKSEF